The following are from one region of the Pleurodeles waltl isolate 20211129_DDA chromosome 4_1, aPleWal1.hap1.20221129, whole genome shotgun sequence genome:
- the LOC138287128 gene encoding olfactory receptor 5AR1-like, translating into MDMEDVNKTVDGEFSLLGLTEEPRLKLILFVVFTVVYILTVIGNIGIIVLIRLSPHLQTPMYFFLSHLSFVDLCYSSDIAPRMLVDLVSETKKIFRVSCVMQLFIFFAAGTIEALLLATMAYDRYAAVCQPLHYMAIMTTRFCVLLLTMVYTVGILHSMIETGCTFRLPFCHWTIHHFCCDIPPLLKLSCTNTFINEVVLFIFGGSLAISSLLAVFISYAAIISAVLRMRSSAARLRVFSTCASHFTGVTLYFGTIIFTYLRPSSVYSLDQDKAVTLFYTVVIPMLNPLIYSLRNKDVKDGLRKIIVRKFILRGIFPLNL; encoded by the coding sequence ATGGACATGGAAGATGTAAATAAAACTGTTGACGGTGAATTCAGTCTCTTGGGATTGACAGAGGAACCTAGGTTGAAGCTGATTCTCTTTGTAGTGTTCACAGTGGTCTATATCCTCACTGTGATTGGCAACATTGGCATTATTGTATTGATCCGGCTGAGCCCCCATCTTCAGACCCCTATGTACTTCTTCCTGAGCCATCTGTCCTTTGTGGATCTTTGCTATTCCTCTGACATTGCCCCTAGAATGCTTGTTGATCTGGTTTCTGAGACTAAGAAGATTTTTCGTGTCAGTTGTGTAATGCAATTGTTCATTTTCTTTGCTGCTGGTACCATTGAGGCTCTGCTTCTGGCAACCATGGCTTACGACCGCTATGCTGCTGTTTGTCAACCATTGCACTACATGGCCATCATGACAACGAGATTTTGTGTCCTGCTACTGACTATGGTATACACTGTTGGGATTTTGCACTCCATGATAGAGACAGGTTGTACGTTCCGGCTTCCTTTCTGTCACTGGACAATTCATCATTTTTGCTGTGACATCCCTCCTCTGTTAAAGCTCTCATGCACCAACACTTTCATCAATGAAGTGGTATTATTCATATTTGGAGGTTCCTTGGCTATTTCTTCTCTCCTGGCAGTTTTCATTTCTTATGCCGCCATCATTTCAGCTGTCTTGCGAATGCGCTCCTCGGCAGCAAGACTTCGAGTCTTTTCCACATGTGCCTCTCACTTCACTGGTGTGACCTTATATTTTGGAACAATCATCTTCACTTACCTCCGTCCCTCTTCCGTCTATTCTCTTGACCAGGACAAGGCGGTAACTCTGTtctacactgttgtgataccaatGCTAAATCCTCTGATCTACAGCCTGCGAAACAAGGATGTGAAAGATGGACTGAGGAAAATAATTGTGCGAAAATTCATTTTAAGAGGAATATTTCCTCTAAATTTGTAA